One region of Triticum aestivum cultivar Chinese Spring chromosome 6B, IWGSC CS RefSeq v2.1, whole genome shotgun sequence genomic DNA includes:
- the LOC123137645 gene encoding probable methyltransferase PMT15, which yields MGVRSAATKLHIPPAHSAARRSFFLPVAAVALLCSASYLLGAWHHGGGFSPSSPSRSVTIATDISCTTTTLTPSTTTTTTAQSLDFSAHHAAAVDAVASRAASSASSAPRRYPACPAEYSEYTPCEDVKRSLRYPRDRLVYRERHCPSGRERLRCLVPAPAGYRNPFPWPASRDVAWFANVPHKELTVEKAVQNWIRVDGDKLRFPGGGTMFPHGADAYIDDIGKLIPLHDGSIRTALDTGCGVASWGAYLLSRDILAMSFAPRDSHEAQVQFALERGVPAMIGVLASNRLTYPARAFDMAHCSRCLIPWHLYDGLYLIEVDRVLRPGGYWILSGPPINWKKYWKGWERSKEDLNAEQEAIEAVARSLCWKKIKEAGDIAVWQKPANHAGCKASRKAAKSPPFCSKKNADAAWYDKMEACVTPLPEVSDASEVAGGAVKKWPQRLTAVPPRVSRGTVKGVTAKAFLQDTELWKKRVRHYKAVINQFEQKGRYRNVLDMNARLGGFAAALASYPLWVMNMVPNVANSSALGVVYERGLIGSYQDWCEGTSTYPRTYDLIHADSVFTLYKSRCEMDTILLEMDRVLRPEGTVIIRDDVDMLVKVKSVADGMRWDSQIVDHEDGPLVREKILLVAKTYWTAKNQDQ from the exons ATGGGGGTCCGCTCGGCGGCCACGAAGCTGCACATCCCGCCAGCCCACTCCGCCGCCCGGCGCTCCTTCTTCCTgccggtcgccgccgtcgccctcctcTGCTCCGCCTCCTACCTCCTGGGCGCCTGGCACCACGGCGGCGgcttctccccttcctccccctcccgCTCCGTCACCATTGCCACCGACATCTCCTGCACCACCACCACCCTCaccccctccaccaccaccaccaccaccgctcaGTCCCTCGACTTCTCCGCGCACCACGCGGCGGCGGTCGACGCCGTGGCGTCCAGGGCCGCGTCCTCGGCGTCCTCGGCGCCGCGGAGGTACCCGGCGTGCCCGGCCGAGTACTCGGAGTACACGCCGTGCGAGGACGTGAAGCGGTCGCTGCGGTACCCGCGGGACCGGCTGGTGTACCGGGAGCGGCACTGCCCCTCGGGGCGCGAGCGGCTGCGGTGCCTGGTGCCGGCGCCGGCCGGGTACCGCAACCCGTTCCCGTGGCCGGCCAGCCGCGACGTCGCGTGGTTCGCCAACGTGCCGCACAAGGAGCTCACCGTGGAGAAGGCGGTGCAGAACTGGATCCGCGTGGACGGGGACAAGCTCCGGTTCCCCGGCGGCGGGACCATGTTCCCGCACGGCGCCGACGCCTACATCGACGACATTGGGAAGCTCATCCCGCTCCACGACGGCTCCATCCGCACCGCGCTCGACACCGGCTGCGGG GTGGCGAGCTGGGGCGCGTACCTGCTCTCCCGGGACATCCTGGCCATGTCCTTCGCGCCGCGGGACTCGCACGAGGCGCAGGTGCAGTTCGCGTTGGAGCGCGGCGTCCCCGCCATGATCGGCGTCCTCGCCTCCAACCGCCTCACCTACCCGGCCCGCGCCTTCGACATGGCGCACTGCTCCCGCTGCCTCATCCCCTGGCACCTCTACG ATGGATTGTACCTGATCGAGGTGGACCGTGTCCTGCGCCCCGGCGGGTACTGGATCCTGTCCGGGCCGCCCATCAACTGGAAGAAGTACTGGAAGGGGTGGGAGAGGAGCAAGGAGGACCTCAACGCCGAGCAGGAGGCGATCGAGGCGGTCGCCCGGAGCCTTTGCTGGAAGAAGATCAAGGAGGCCGGCGACATCGCCGTCTGGCAGAAACCCGCCAACCACGCCGGCTGCAAGGCCTCCCGCAAGGCCGCCAAGTCGCCGCCCTTCTGCTCCAAGAAAAATGCCGACGCAGCATG GTACGACAAGATGGAGGCCTGCGTGACGCCGCTGCCGGAGGTCTCCGACGCGagcgaggtcgccggcggcgcgGTGAAGAAGTGGCCGCAGAGGCTCACGGCCGTGCCGCCCAGGGTCTCCCGGGGCACGGTCAAGGGCGTGACGGCCAAGGCGTTCCTGCAGGACACGGAGCTGTGGAAGAAGCGGGTCCGCCACTACAAGGCGGTGATCAACCAGTTCGAGCAGAAAGGACGGTACCGGAACGTGCTCGACATGAACGCCCGCCTCGGCGGTTTCGCGGCGGCGCTGGCGAGTTACCCGCTGTGGGTCATGAACATGGTCCCGAACGTGGCCAACTCCAGCGCACTCGGGGTGGTCTACGAGCGCGGCCTCATCGGAAGCTACCAGGACTG GTGCGAGGGCACGTCCACCTATCCACGGACCTACGATCTCATCCACGCCGACTCGGTGTTCACTCTGTACAAGAGCAG ATGTGAGATGGACACCATTCTGCTGGAGATGGACAGGGTCCTGAGGCCCGAGGGCACGGTGATCATCAGAGACGACGTGGACATGCTGGTGAAGGTCAAGAGCGTCGCCGACGGGATGAGGTGGGACAGCCAGATCGTCGACCACGAAGACGGCCCGCTCGTCCGGGAGAAGATCCTCCTGGTTGCCAAGACGTATTGGACTGCCAAGAACCAAGACCAATAG